CTGGACCTGCCCGTAGGGGCTGAAGGCGACGGCGAGGAGGATGATGAACCACGCGGTGACGCCGAAGATGAAGTACCACCCGAGGTTGGTGACGATCCACTCGCGGCCGGCGCCGAAGCTCTTGTTGAGCTGATCGGGGAAGAGCAGCAGGAGTATGAGGAAGACGACCATGAGCCCCGCCGAGACGAAGAAGATCGTCGGTTGGGTCCGCAGTCCGAGCTTGCGTGCCAAGGCTTGCATCGTCCGGCCTTCCAGTCGTCCTGTGACGCCACCCCGGGAGGCCGGGGGTGCGTCCGGTGGTCGTCGACACTAGTCGGGATGGGGCGCGAGCGGCGTACTGAGAGCGTGACGATTTCACTGCGGACGACCCCGTGCCGTACTCTTGACTGTCGGTCACGTCTGTCTGCCTTCCTGCTGTGTGCCGGGAGGCGAGGCGGTGTGGCCGGACGAGGGTCGACCCCATCCGGGGGACGGCCACCGACGGATTGAGAGGGTATGGCCAAGAAGGACGGTGTCATCGAGGTCGAGGGCACGATCATCGAAGCGCTCCCGAACGCGAACTTTCGGGTGGAGCTGACCAATGGTCACAAGGTTCTCGCCCACATCTCGGGCAAGATGCGGCAGCACTACATCCGGATCCTCCCCGAGGACAAGGTCGTGGTGGAGCTCAGCCCGTACGACCTGACCCGCGGCCGTATCGTCTTCCGCTACCGCTGATCGAGGCGGTCACCGCATGCCGGTGACCGACGAGAGAGGCACCACGAGCACGACCCGTCGCCACGCACCGGCGGCGGGACAGATCGAGACAGATGCGAGACGGCAATGAAGGTTCAGCCGAGCGTCAAGAAGATCTGCGACAAGTGCAAGGTGATCCGCCGCAACGGCCGGGTCATGGTGATCTGCGACAACCTGCGCCACAAGCAGCGCCAGGGCTGATCGCGGTCCACCAGGACCGGTGAGGCGGGGAACCGGGTACTTGCCCAGGTCCTCGAGCAACGCCAACTGAAGAACAAGCACCACCCGGCCCCTGCTCCCCGACGAGCAGGACGTCACCCCCGGCTCGGAGGCCGGGGACCGAGCGGCCCGCGACCATACGCGGGACCACCCGCCGGACTGGTGGTGTACCAGACCTCCGAACAGAAGATAAGGAAGCCATCACATGGCACGTCTTGTTGGAGTTGACCTCCCGCGCGAGAAGCGCGTCGAGGTCGCCCTGACCTACATCTTCGGTGTGGGCCGCACGACTGCGCAGAAGGCAGTCGCGGCAACCGAGGTCGACCCGAGCACCCGCGTGAAGGACCTCGGGGACGACCAGCTCGTCGCCCTGCGCGACTGGCTCGAGGAGAACGTCCAGCTCGAGGGAGACCTCCGCCGCGAGGTCGCTGCCGACATCCGCCGCAAGGTCGAGATCGGCACCTACGAGGGTCTGCGCCACCGCCGTGGCCTCCCGGTGCGCGGTCAGCGCACCAAGACCAACGCGCGCACCCGCAAGGGCCCCAAGCGCACCGTCGCAGGCAAGAAGAAGGCCTGATCCCTCATCCGCGGGCGCGGCGGCCGAGCCGCGCGCGGTGAGCACCACACACCGAAGCACTTCGTAGGAGAAACATGCCCCCCAAGACCCGCGCCACCAAGGTGCGTCGCAAGGTCAAGAAGAATGTGTCCGTGGGCCAGGCTCACATCAAGAGCACGTTCAACAACACCATCATCTCGATCACCGACCCCACCGGTGCCGTGATCTCCTGGGCCTCCGCGGGCCAGGTCGGCTTCAAGGGGTCGCGCAAGTCGACCCCGTACGCCGCCCAGATGGCCGCCGAGGCCGCTGCCCGTCGCGCCATGGAGCACGGCATGAAGAAGGTCGACGTCTTCGTCAAGGGCCCCGGCTCCGGTCGTGAGACCGCGATCCGCTCCCTGACCGCCACCGGCCTCGAGGTCGGCGCGATCCAGGACGTCACGCCCAGCCCGCACAACGGTGTCCGCCCGCCCAAGCGCCGTCGCGTCTGAGCAGCAGAGATACGGGAGACAGATAGAACATGGCTCGTTACACCGGCCCCATCACCAAGAAGTCCCGTCGGCTCAAGCTCGACCTCGTCGGCGGCGACAAGAACTTCGAGCTCCGTCCCTTCCCGCCCGGCCAGCACGGTCGCCGGCGGATCCAGGAGAAGGAGTACCTCACCCAGCTGCAGGAGAAGCAGAAGGCCCGCTTCACCTACGGCGTCATGGAGAAGCAGTTCCTCCGGTACTACAAGGAGGCGGCCAACCGCCCCGGGCAGACCGGTCACAACCTGCTGACGATCCTCGAGACCCGTCTCGACAACGTCATCTACCGCGCCGGGCTCGCCCGCACGCGTCGCCAGGCCCGCCAGCTGGTCACGCACGGCCACTTCGAGGTCAACGGCAAGCGCACCAACGTGCCCAGCCAGCGCGTCGAGCAGTACGACATCATCACCGTGCGCAAGCAGTCGATCGAGGCCTTCCCGATCCAGGTCGCGCGCGAGACCTTCGGTGAGCGCCCGGTCCCGGCGTGGCTGCACGTCGTCCCGGGCAGCCTGAAGATCCTGGTGCACCAGAAGCCGACCCGCGAGCAGATCGACACGCCGCTCACGGAGCAGCTGATCGTCGAGCTGTACTCCAAGAACTAACGCTCAGGGGGACTCCGTCCCCCCGAGTGCCCCCCTGAAGCCCGCGTGGTTGCCCAGGTGCATTGCGCCCCCGGGTGGTCACGCGGGCGAAGGGGGGAGCGGGTCAGCCGCGCGGACAGAGGCGCGGCGACCGCCGGAATCCAGACCGGCACCTTCACGAGGCGTCATATAGCGGTCGCCCGTGGGAAGGAAGAACACCGTGCTCATCGCACAGCGCCCGAACCTCAGCGAAGAGGTCCTCGCCGACAACCGTTCGCGGTTCGTCATCGAGCCCCTCGAGCCCGGCTTCGGCTACACCATCGGCAACTCCCTGCGTCGCACCCTGCTCTCGAGCATCCCGGGTGCCTCGCTGACCTCGATCCGGATCGACGGCGTGCTCCACGAGTTCTCCACCGTCCCCGGGGTCAAGGAGGACACCACCGAGATCATCCTCAACATCAAGTCCCTCGTCGTCTCCAGCGAGAACGACGAGCCGGTCGTGATGTACCTGCGCAAGTCGGGTGCCGGCGCGGTCACCGCCGCCGACATCAACCCGCCGGCCGGTGTCGAGGTCCACAACCCGGACCTGCACATCGCCACGCTCAACGACAAGGGCTCCCTCGAGATGGAGCTGACCGTCGAGCGCGGTCGCGGGTACGTCTCCGCCCAGCAGAACAAGTCCGCTGACCAGGAGATCGGCCGCATCCCGGTCGACTCCATCTACTCGCCGGTGCTCGCCGTGACCTACAAGGTCGAGGCGACCCGTGTCGAGCAGCGCACCGACTTCGACAAGCTGGTCGTCGACGTCGAGACCAAGAACTCGATGGCCCCCCGGGACGCGCTGGCCTCCGCCGGCAAGACCCTCGTCGAGCTCTTCGGCCTGGCCCGTGAGCTCAACGTCGAGGCCGAGGGCATCGACATGGGCCCGTCCCCGACCGACGCCGCGATCGCCGCCGACATGGCGCTGCCGATCGAGGACCTGGACCTGACGGTCCGCTCCTACAACTGCCTCAAGCGCGAGGGCATCCACACCGTGGGTGAGCTCGTCGGTCGCAGCGAGGCGGACCTGCTCGACATCCGTAACTTCGGTGCGAAGTCGATCGACGAGGTCAAGGCGAAGCTGCACGAGATGGGGCTGACGCTCAAGGACAGCCCTCCCGGGTTCGACCCGACGGCCGTCCCCGGCTACAACGACGAGTACGACGAGCCCGGTGACGAGGACGCCTCGTTCGCCGAGGACGAGCAGCTCTGACCCACCGTTATTCGTGACCTGACCGCCGTACGCGGTGAGGTCAGACCTCCAAGGAGAACACCATGCCCACCCCGACCAAGGGTCCCCGTATCGGGGGCGGCCCGGCCCACGAGCGCCTCATCCTGGCGAATCTGGCCACGTCGCTCTTCGAGTTCGACCAGATCACGACGACCCAGGCCAAGGCCAAGCGGCTGCGTCCGCTCGCCGAGCGCCTGATCACCTTCGCCAAGCGTGGCGACCTCGCCGCGCGCCGCAAGGTGATGACCGTCGTCAAGGACAAGGGCGTCGTCCACCGCCTCTTCGTCGAGATCGCGCCCGACGTGGCCGACCGGCCCGGCGGCTACACCCGCATCACCAAGATCGCCCCGCGCAAGGGCGACAACGCCCCGATGTGCGTCATCGAGCTCGTCCGCGAGCCGGTCAACGCCAAGCCGAAGCGCGCCGTCGTCGCCGAGGCGGAGGGTGCCACCAAGCGCTCCGCCAAGGACGAGGAGGCCGCCGCGGCCGAGGCCCCCGCCGAGGAGGCCACGACCGAGGAGACCACCACGGAGGCCACCGAGGCCCCGGCCGAGGAGACCGCCGAGGCCCCCGAGGCGGAGTCCGAGGACAAGGCCTGACGGGACCTCACCCGCGCACGCCGCAGGCGATGTCCTGAGGCGCGACGCAGGAGCTCTCGAAGGGGCGCCGCTCACCCGCACGGGTGGGCGGCGCCCTTCGTCATGACCGGGAGACCCCGCGGTGACCAGCATGTCGTGGGATGACCGCGGCACGACCCGGTCAGCCCCTGATTTCCCGGTCATGTCGAGCGGCCCCGGCCTCGCCTACGCTGACCCGCATGCGGCTGCGACTCGACCTCGCCTACGACGGCACCGACTTCCACGGGTGGGCCGCGCAGCCGGGGTTGCGGACGGTCGAGGGCGAGCTGACGGCCGGCCTGACGAGGATCATGCGCCCGCCGGACCCGGTGCGGGTCACGGTGGCGGGGCGCACGGACGCGGGCGTGCACGCCCTGGGGCAGGTCGTCCACCTCGACGTCGACCCGAGCGACCTCGAGCGCGTCCGTGGGCACTCCGACCGGCCGCTGCTGGCGACCCTCGTCACGCGACTGCGTGGCGTCCTGCCTGGTGACGTCGTCGTGCGCTCCGCCTTCGAGGCGCCCGAGGGCTTCGACGCACGCTTCTCCGCCACGAGCCGGCGCTACCGCTACCTCCTCTGCGACGACCCGACGCGGCTGGACCCCCTCCGCCGCCGGGAGGTGGTCCCGCTGCGCACGCCGCTGGACGTGGACGCTATGAACGCCGCCGCCACGCGGCTGCTGGGGTTGCGCAACTTCGCGGCGTTCTGCAAGAAGCGCGAGGGCGCGAGCACCACCCGCACGCTGCTGCGCTACGACTGGCAGCGCCGCGAGGACGGCCTGCTCGAGGCGACGGTTCTCGCCGACGCCTTCTGCCACTCGATGGTGCGGGCGCTCATCGGGGCGCTCGTGCCGGTCGGGACGGGGGAGCAGGGCCCGCAGTGGCCCGAGCAGGTACTCACCGCCGGGGTGCGCGACCCGCGGGTGAAGGTCATGCCCGCGCACGGCCTCACGCTCGTCGAGGTGGCCTACCCACCCGCGGAGCAGCTCGCCGAGCGCGCGCACGAGGCCCGGGCCCGCCGGGAGGAGTGACCCGCGCTCAGCTGCGCAAGCCGTCCGGGAGGTCAGCTGCGACGGGGGAGCGGCGTCAGGCCGACCACCGCCGTGACCCGCCGGGCGCCGGGGGTGCCGGCGCCGCGGCGCCGGTAGCGGTCCAGGACGGCACCGAGCTCCGCGCGCAGTGCCGCCAGCTGGGTCTCGTCCACGAGGACCTCGCGCTCGTCCAGGCCGCACTCCTCCTGCCAGACCATGGGCCACGAGACCTGCGCGTCGATCCACCCGTGGAGACGGTGGGCGTGGTGGTCGACGTGGTCGTGGGCGAGCCAGAGGGCGTCGGCGAGCTCGTCCGCGTCGGAGATGGTGCTCACGGCGACCGAGGTGTCGACACCCTCCTCGTCCACGTCCTCCGCGACGGCCCACACGCGTGAGCGACCGTCGCCCAGGCCGGTGTCGACGAGCAGGCCGGCGTCCGCGAGCACCCGGGAGTGGTAGCTCGTCGCGCCGGTGTTGCTCCCCAGGGCGCGGGCGAGGTCGGCGGCGGTCGTCCCGCCGTGCAGACGCAGGTGCGCGAGGATGCGGGAGCGAAGGGGGTGGGCCAGCAGCCGCCACGTGGCCGGCGTCGAGGAGGCGGGGGGGCCCGGACCGTCACGATCAGCCATGCGCCGATGATTGCACAACTATTGTGCAATCCTCGGTGAAGGGCACGTCCGACCATGCCGTCGGCACGCGAGAAGCCCATGGAATCAGGGGTTTCCCGGCCGTTTGCGCGATTTCGGGCCGCGTGTGCCGGTCCGTAGAATGGTGTGCAGCGATGCCCCGCCCACCACGTGGCCGGGGGCGTCACCCCCTTCGCCTTGCGGAGAGGGGCCGGAAGCACCAGACGAGAGCAGAAGGCATCACTCATGCGCACGTACTCCCCCAAGGGTGGTGAGATCACCCGTCAGTGGCACATCATCGACGCCACCGACGTCGTGCTCGGCCGCCTCGCGAGCCAGACCGCCACGCTGCTGCGCGGCAAGCACAAGACGACCTTCGCCCCCCACATGGACATGGGCGACTTCGTCATCATCATCAACGCGGACAAGATCGCGCTGACCGGCGCGAAGGCCGAGCAGAAGCGCGCCTACCGCCACTCGGGCCACCCGGGCGGTCTGTCCTCGATGAACTACACCGAGATGCTCGAGAAGCACCCGACCCGGGCGGTCGAGAAGGCCGTCCGCGGCATGCTCCCCCGCAACAGCCTGGGCCGTGAGCAGCTGGGCAAGCTCAAGGTGTACGCCGGTGCCGAGCACCCGCACGCCGCCCAGCAGCCGACCCCCTACACGATCTCGCAGGTCGCGCAGTAAGCGCTGCCGAGAAGGAATCAGAGGCTTATACCGTGGCTGACACCACCGAAAACACAAACCCAGAGGTGCTCGAGGGCGACGAGCCCGAGCTGAGCTCCTACACCTCCGAGTCCGAGGGCCCGGTCGGCGCGGCCGAGCCCGTCGCTCGCCCCTCCGCCTCCGCGCCCGGCGCCGGCACCGGACGCCGCAAGCAGGCCATCGCCCGCGTGCGGATCGTCCCCGGCACGGGTGAGTGGAAGGTCAACGGGCGTCCGCTCGAGGAGTACTTCCCGAACAAGGTCCACCAGCAGATCGTCAACGAGCCGCTCGTCGCGCTCGAGCTCGACGGCGCCTACGACGTGCTCGTGCGCGTCCACGGCGGTGGCCCCTCCGGCCAGGCCGGTGCCGTCCGTCTCGGTGTCGCGCGTTCGCTCAACGGGGTCGACCCCGAGCTGAACCGCCCGACCCTGAAGAAGGCCGGTTACCTCACCCGGGACGCCCGCGTCCCGGAGCGCAAGAAGGCCGGTCTCAAGAAGGCCCGCAAGGCGCCCCAGTACAGCAAGCGCTGATCGGTTCCTGAGGGGCGAGGCCGTTCGCGGCCGAGCCTCGAGGGGCTGCAGCCCGGTGCGTTGGGCGGTTCCCACCTGGTGGGGACCGCCCTTCGTCGTCCTGGGGTGCGGCGGAGCGGGTCCCACGTCCCGCGTGGGCGCCGCGACGGGGCGTCCGCGCGGGCGGCCGCCTCAGCCCGCGTCCGCGGCGATCGGCAGCGGCCGCCCGGCGCGCATCTCGGCAACGAGCGAGCGGGTCACCTCCACGAGGTCCCCCCGGTGCTCGGCCGCGACGGCGAGCTGGCGCTGGTAGCTCGCGCCGACGCGCATGATGTGCTCCACCTCGGCGAGCTCGGCCTCGCAGCCCAGGCGGCGGGCGACCGGGGTGAGGCGCTCGAG
Above is a window of Janibacter cremeus DNA encoding:
- the infA gene encoding translation initiation factor IF-1 encodes the protein MAKKDGVIEVEGTIIEALPNANFRVELTNGHKVLAHISGKMRQHYIRILPEDKVVVELSPYDLTRGRIVFRYR
- the rpmJ gene encoding 50S ribosomal protein L36; its protein translation is MKVQPSVKKICDKCKVIRRNGRVMVICDNLRHKQRQG
- the rpsM gene encoding 30S ribosomal protein S13, yielding MARLVGVDLPREKRVEVALTYIFGVGRTTAQKAVAATEVDPSTRVKDLGDDQLVALRDWLEENVQLEGDLRREVAADIRRKVEIGTYEGLRHRRGLPVRGQRTKTNARTRKGPKRTVAGKKKA
- the rpsK gene encoding 30S ribosomal protein S11 encodes the protein MPPKTRATKVRRKVKKNVSVGQAHIKSTFNNTIISITDPTGAVISWASAGQVGFKGSRKSTPYAAQMAAEAAARRAMEHGMKKVDVFVKGPGSGRETAIRSLTATGLEVGAIQDVTPSPHNGVRPPKRRRV
- the rpsD gene encoding 30S ribosomal protein S4, which encodes MARYTGPITKKSRRLKLDLVGGDKNFELRPFPPGQHGRRRIQEKEYLTQLQEKQKARFTYGVMEKQFLRYYKEAANRPGQTGHNLLTILETRLDNVIYRAGLARTRRQARQLVTHGHFEVNGKRTNVPSQRVEQYDIITVRKQSIEAFPIQVARETFGERPVPAWLHVVPGSLKILVHQKPTREQIDTPLTEQLIVELYSKN
- a CDS encoding DNA-directed RNA polymerase subunit alpha; its protein translation is MLIAQRPNLSEEVLADNRSRFVIEPLEPGFGYTIGNSLRRTLLSSIPGASLTSIRIDGVLHEFSTVPGVKEDTTEIILNIKSLVVSSENDEPVVMYLRKSGAGAVTAADINPPAGVEVHNPDLHIATLNDKGSLEMELTVERGRGYVSAQQNKSADQEIGRIPVDSIYSPVLAVTYKVEATRVEQRTDFDKLVVDVETKNSMAPRDALASAGKTLVELFGLARELNVEAEGIDMGPSPTDAAIAADMALPIEDLDLTVRSYNCLKREGIHTVGELVGRSEADLLDIRNFGAKSIDEVKAKLHEMGLTLKDSPPGFDPTAVPGYNDEYDEPGDEDASFAEDEQL
- the rplQ gene encoding 50S ribosomal protein L17, yielding MPTPTKGPRIGGGPAHERLILANLATSLFEFDQITTTQAKAKRLRPLAERLITFAKRGDLAARRKVMTVVKDKGVVHRLFVEIAPDVADRPGGYTRITKIAPRKGDNAPMCVIELVREPVNAKPKRAVVAEAEGATKRSAKDEEAAAAEAPAEEATTEETTTEATEAPAEETAEAPEAESEDKA
- the truA gene encoding tRNA pseudouridine(38-40) synthase TruA, with product MRLRLDLAYDGTDFHGWAAQPGLRTVEGELTAGLTRIMRPPDPVRVTVAGRTDAGVHALGQVVHLDVDPSDLERVRGHSDRPLLATLVTRLRGVLPGDVVVRSAFEAPEGFDARFSATSRRYRYLLCDDPTRLDPLRRREVVPLRTPLDVDAMNAAATRLLGLRNFAAFCKKREGASTTRTLLRYDWQRREDGLLEATVLADAFCHSMVRALIGALVPVGTGEQGPQWPEQVLTAGVRDPRVKVMPAHGLTLVEVAYPPAEQLAERAHEARARREE
- a CDS encoding ArsR/SmtB family transcription factor yields the protein MADRDGPGPPASSTPATWRLLAHPLRSRILAHLRLHGGTTAADLARALGSNTGATSYHSRVLADAGLLVDTGLGDGRSRVWAVAEDVDEEGVDTSVAVSTISDADELADALWLAHDHVDHHAHRLHGWIDAQVSWPMVWQEECGLDEREVLVDETQLAALRAELGAVLDRYRRRGAGTPGARRVTAVVGLTPLPRRS
- the rplM gene encoding 50S ribosomal protein L13, with translation MRTYSPKGGEITRQWHIIDATDVVLGRLASQTATLLRGKHKTTFAPHMDMGDFVIIINADKIALTGAKAEQKRAYRHSGHPGGLSSMNYTEMLEKHPTRAVEKAVRGMLPRNSLGREQLGKLKVYAGAEHPHAAQQPTPYTISQVAQ
- the rpsI gene encoding 30S ribosomal protein S9, translating into MADTTENTNPEVLEGDEPELSSYTSESEGPVGAAEPVARPSASAPGAGTGRRKQAIARVRIVPGTGEWKVNGRPLEEYFPNKVHQQIVNEPLVALELDGAYDVLVRVHGGGPSGQAGAVRLGVARSLNGVDPELNRPTLKKAGYLTRDARVPERKKAGLKKARKAPQYSKR